The Weissella confusa DNA window CGGCTACGCTTTGGGTCTGCTGGTTACTGGTGTGACCGGTGGAAACTTGTTAGGACCGTTCCTTGGCGGTGTGCTAGCTTCATTGGTTAGCTACCGTATTTCATTTGTTATTACTGGTATTATTTTCCTACTTGTTTTCACCTTAACGCTGACAATGGTCAAGGAAGAATTCACACCAATCGAGCGTGGTGCTTCGCCATCTCGTAAGGAGGTCTTCCAAATGTTGAAGTTTCCAAAGCTCACCATTGTCCTATTCACCACCACGTTGATTATTCAGATGGTTAACCAATCAATCAGTCCGATTGTGGCGCTATTTGTCCGTGAACTTAATCACGGTGCACCAAGCACGACCTTCTTAGCCGGTTTGGTTGCAGCCATGCCTGGAATCGCGACAATGATTGCCGCCCCACGCTTCGGTCGCATTGGTGATCGTATCGGGACGAACCGCATGATTATGATTGGTTTTGCATTGGCCTTCGTCTTTATGCTACCAACTGGATTTGTAACCGCTGTTTGGCAATTGGTTATTCTACGTTTCATGATTGGTATTTCAGATGCCACGATGTTGCCGGCCGTGCAAACAATGTTGTCGAAATCAACACCACGCGAAATTACCTCACGTATCTTCGCCTACAATCAGTCATTCCAATCACTTGGTGCGGTTGCCGGACCAATGCTTGGTACCCTGGTTGCAACATACTTTGATTACAACGGTATTTTCATGGTCAGTGCCGCTTTGATTGTGGTTAACGCCATTATCTTCGGTACAAATACGCGTTTCTTGCGTCACAATGATGACGTAAACGACTAAAAAATAAAGGTCGATGTTACTCAAATTCGAGTAGCATCGACCTTATTTTTTTTACTTCATTTTTCTAAGAATATGGTACATCAACAACAACGCCAGCTGCAAAGCCCCAAATGACATCACAAACACAAAACTGTGCATGGTAAAAGCTTGCAGAACTTGTTGCA harbors:
- a CDS encoding multidrug efflux MFS transporter, yielding MIQRRLSGLPTWQRNLYVLWFGVFMTGIGFSEVMPFLSLYVDTLGHFTKNQLTFYSGAAFAITFLMTAIVSPFWGKLADSKGRKLMLLRASLGMAIVFLLMGAAQNIWQLIFLRALQGLFGGFISNANAMIATQTPKERSGYALGLLVTGVTGGNLLGPFLGGVLASLVSYRISFVITGIIFLLVFTLTLTMVKEEFTPIERGASPSRKEVFQMLKFPKLTIVLFTTTLIIQMVNQSISPIVALFVRELNHGAPSTTFLAGLVAAMPGIATMIAAPRFGRIGDRIGTNRMIMIGFALAFVFMLPTGFVTAVWQLVILRFMIGISDATMLPAVQTMLSKSTPREITSRIFAYNQSFQSLGAVAGPMLGTLVATYFDYNGIFMVSAALIVVNAIIFGTNTRFLRHNDDVND